Sequence from the Methanosphaera cuniculi genome:
GATTTTTCTACAGTTTTTTGTGTAGTTTGTATGCTTTCGCTAGGTGATTGAATATCTTCGCTTATACTTGTATCAGCTGATACTGGGGTTGCTGTTGTGCTGTTATCTGCTGCACTTATACAACCTAAGCCAACCATTATCATTATTAGTGTGACAACTAATAACTTATTTATGGTTTTCATATAATGTCACCTTTATTTTTTGATATAATTCATAAAGAAATTTCTAAAAATTAAAAAAAAAATTTAAATTTTTTTTATCCTTTTATGTATTATCTATATATGTTGTTTGAATTAATAAGGTTTTTTAAAAAAAAGTTAAAATTTAATTTATTATATTCGAATTAATAGGAATTTATAAAATTTTATTGATTAAATTTAATATTTTTAAAATAAGTTAGAAAATTAAAAAAGGAGATTAGAAAAAAAGTAAAATAACGCTCTAATTTATGATTTTAATAATTTTATTTTACTTTTATAATTTCAGAACTACGATGATACCATTACCATTTTTCCAGTTTTTGGATCTTGATATACTGTACCTTTTTGTTCATATCCAGAACCTGATGATGTTACAGCTTCTGGTTGTTCATTTAGTTCAGTTGTTTGTTCATTTAGTTCTGTAGTTTGAGCTGGACTTGATTGTGATTGACTTGCTTGTGAAATACTAGTTGCTCCTGTTGACATAACAGCAAATATTAGAAATCCCACAGCAAGTACAAGCATAATATCAGTTAAGTTAACAGCTGATGCCATTGGATCTATATCTTCTTCTGGCATTTGCCTTAATCCACTTCTTCTTAATGACATTTTAAAACCTCAAGTATTGCTTCTGCAACATCATATAAGTCTCCGATATCTTTTTGATACCATCGTCTTCTTATTTTTGCTATAACATAACATAATGAACCTGCAGCAAGTCCTGCAGTTGTTGTGTTAAATGCAACTGTTAAGTTTGATGTTAATGTTGTCATATCCCCTGCACCAAGTGCTGCAAGTCCTGGACCCATAGGTATAATTGTACCAAGAAGTCCACATGCAGATCCAACTTTTGCTACAATATCATCTTTTTCAAGTGATTTTAGCACATTATTTTCTTGTCCTTCAAGAAGGTTTCGTGCAAGGATTTCACGTGTTGTACTGTCATATTCTGTAGTATTAAGATTTGCAATAATACAGAGTATTTCTTTATCACGTTTATTAAAATTTGAGTTATTGATGAAATTACACATTTGATCTTTAGGGGAGACAGTAATATCTTCAATAAGTTTTGCTTTTTCTTGACTTGTAATTTTTTTACGACTTGTATATTCAGCTAGTATTGATCCAAGTTCAATAATTGCAAATATTATGAATATTACAAGTAAAATCATAACTGGAAGTAATAGACTCTGTGCTATTACATTTAAAACTCCAGATAATATATCTCCACCAGGTATTGTACTGGCCATTTTATCCTCCATTTTTTTTAATATCTTTTTTTTTATTAGTTGTTTTTAAAAAAGTTTAAAACTCTTTTCGTTGTCTGTTTTAATTAGTATTGTATATACTCATCTCTTTTTTTGGCATATATTACTCCAATTATCATTATAACTGCAATTACTACAACCATTTTAAGAACACTTGTAATTGATTGTATTTCTATTGGTGTTCCCACAGTTACAAGTTCTATGTTTGGTAATATCATAAGACATAATACGAAGTACATTCCCATAAAAATCATGAAGTCTCCTAGTACAATTGGATATGGTCTGTGTACTTTTTGAACAATTTTACCTGAAAGTAGGTATGTTACACCCATAACAACAACCAATGCTACTGCAGATATTGCTCCTAATGATACTGTTGGTATTGTACTCATTGGTGCAACTAGTAATATTGTTGTTAGTAT
This genomic interval carries:
- a CDS encoding DUF2149 domain-containing protein, with translation MSLRRSGLRQMPEEDIDPMASAVNLTDIMLVLAVGFLIFAVMSTGATSISQASQSQSSPAQTTELNEQTTELNEQPEAVTSSGSGYEQKGTVYQDPKTGKMVMVSS
- a CDS encoding MotA/TolQ/ExbB proton channel family protein, which produces MASTIPGGDILSGVLNVIAQSLLLPVMILLVIFIIFAIIELGSILAEYTSRKKITSQEKAKLIEDITVSPKDQMCNFINNSNFNKRDKEILCIIANLNTTEYDSTTREILARNLLEGQENNVLKSLEKDDIVAKVGSACGLLGTIIPMGPGLAALGAGDMTTLTSNLTVAFNTTTAGLAAGSLCYVIAKIRRRWYQKDIGDLYDVAEAILEVLKCH
- a CDS encoding DUF2162 domain-containing protein, producing the protein MMLDQLMQYGILAAVLIFGLKIGLALGFSGIKKRTVGYILIGYGVGLTVLSYLAQPYTEILYNFVYNYTSYIFAVIAVIILVTGFKTIHDWKVTGKDVGSATSMAVVAPCPCCFGAILTTILLVAPMSTIPTVSLGAISAVALVVVMGVTYLLSGKIVQKVHRPYPIVLGDFMIFMGMYFVLCLMILPNIELVTVGTPIEIQSITSVLKMVVVIAVIMIIGVIYAKKRDEYIQY